A single region of the Bdellovibrio sp. GT3 genome encodes:
- a CDS encoding tetratricopeptide repeat protein has product MEIFKNKKALAILIVLVILIVVFVIFYPKKTDTDIEAGGEVGEMKPPVIPENMLNRVQLSTGTDQVKLLDAPKPEDKVLELNAGNFESLVSRCFQGEACVLADDPVKMYQDFKSAGNTRANDNLISFLRSKLRNPELKDKYKDVVLNMIADFYPQEEQKFQEAAYYNYLGDLNKSLDLYLDLEEKSKHNPGLKKAPALNIANTYYDLRKYAEAQPYYEQALAELTSGAPVPQPDPTAFVEERISEIKARLYHYQ; this is encoded by the coding sequence ATGGAAATATTCAAAAATAAAAAAGCCCTGGCGATCCTGATTGTATTAGTCATCCTTATCGTTGTGTTTGTTATTTTCTATCCCAAGAAGACAGACACTGATATTGAGGCTGGAGGTGAGGTCGGGGAGATGAAGCCTCCGGTTATTCCGGAAAACATGCTCAATCGCGTGCAACTATCCACAGGAACGGATCAGGTAAAGCTTTTGGATGCTCCCAAGCCGGAAGACAAAGTGCTGGAGTTGAATGCCGGTAACTTTGAAAGCCTGGTTTCAAGATGTTTTCAGGGCGAAGCTTGTGTATTAGCGGATGACCCTGTGAAAATGTATCAGGACTTTAAGTCGGCCGGAAACACGCGCGCCAACGACAACCTTATTTCCTTTTTAAGATCCAAACTTAGAAATCCGGAACTTAAAGATAAATACAAAGATGTTGTTCTAAATATGATCGCGGACTTCTATCCTCAGGAGGAACAGAAGTTTCAAGAGGCCGCATATTACAATTATCTGGGGGATTTAAATAAATCTCTGGATTTGTATTTGGACCTTGAAGAGAAATCGAAACATAATCCTGGTTTAAAAAAAGCCCCTGCACTGAATATCGCCAATACCTACTATGACTTGCGAAAATACGCTGAAGCGCAACCTTACTATGAGCAAGCCCTGGCGGAATTGACTTCAGGGGCTCCAGTGCCCCAACCAGATCCCACGGCCTTTGTTGAAGAGCGCATCTCCGAGATCAAGGCACGGCTTTATCACTACCAATAA
- a CDS encoding KH domain-containing protein: protein MNDFEPYKGFKDENRIKGDDVNADEYREEIRVLIEKMVRFLVDQPDTVTVTTYVGPKTTVYRVNCAKDNLGQVIGAQGKTIMGLRAVVHAMTARNGIRSIVEIPV from the coding sequence ATGAATGATTTTGAGCCTTACAAAGGTTTCAAGGATGAAAATCGCATCAAGGGCGATGACGTCAATGCGGATGAATATCGCGAGGAGATTCGCGTTTTAATTGAAAAAATGGTGCGTTTTCTGGTGGATCAGCCAGACACCGTCACCGTCACAACCTATGTAGGTCCAAAGACCACGGTGTACCGGGTGAATTGCGCCAAGGACAACCTGGGACAGGTTATTGGAGCCCAAGGTAAAACGATCATGGGCCTTCGTGCCGTGGTGCATGCGATGACAGCTCGAAACGGAATTCGCTCGATTGTGGAGATTCCGGTATAG
- a CDS encoding alpha/beta hydrolase-fold protein, whose protein sequence is MRGLALIVALFSLFSLRTSFAGVLEAHCSSKVFSGTNVKFCVNNVDRSRNQDIVYFFHGISATEKSWFNKNDTRSIARKWMSDGYEPTVVTISFGRVWMMVENQKHQYLSLFRDQILPYLEDQLGGLRQGRRMLIGQSMGGFNAVQASLRLPGYFERVVLLCPAVTVVGPYSAPQEIRDYIKRTRAETLLVDSLIGISRQYISDANDWDVHSALKLPERYPMGMLKPSYYVSTGRGDNFGFQEGSQLFVNTAQKLGFQAHSAPVHGFHCSFDRHGVSDFIRGVSP, encoded by the coding sequence GTGAGAGGACTTGCGCTAATTGTGGCGTTGTTTTCGCTATTTTCCCTAAGGACATCATTTGCGGGTGTCCTGGAAGCCCATTGCTCTTCTAAAGTATTCAGCGGCACCAATGTGAAATTTTGTGTTAACAATGTTGATCGCAGTCGCAATCAGGACATCGTCTATTTCTTTCACGGCATTTCTGCGACAGAAAAATCCTGGTTCAATAAGAATGACACCAGATCCATTGCGCGCAAATGGATGAGCGATGGTTACGAACCCACGGTGGTTACGATATCCTTTGGTCGCGTGTGGATGATGGTTGAAAATCAAAAGCACCAGTATTTATCACTATTTCGCGATCAGATTTTACCCTATTTAGAGGATCAGCTGGGCGGACTTCGCCAAGGCCGGAGAATGTTGATCGGTCAATCCATGGGTGGCTTTAATGCGGTCCAGGCCAGCCTGCGACTTCCGGGTTATTTTGAGCGGGTCGTTTTACTTTGTCCTGCCGTCACAGTTGTAGGCCCTTATTCCGCCCCTCAGGAAATCCGTGATTATATCAAGCGCACCCGGGCGGAAACTCTGCTGGTGGATTCTTTGATTGGAATTTCCAGACAGTACATCAGCGATGCCAACGACTGGGATGTTCATAGTGCTTTGAAACTTCCGGAGCGATACCCGATGGGAATGTTGAAACCTTCTTATTATGTATCAACGGGTCGGGGAGATAATTTCGGATTTCAAGAAGGATCACAGCTTTTCGTAAACACAGCACAAAAATTGGGATTCCAGGCGCACTCAGCTCCGGTCCATGGCTTTCACTGCAGTTTTGACCGCCACGGGGTTTCTGATTTCATTAGAGGAGTTTCACCATGA